Proteins encoded within one genomic window of Spiroplasma endosymbiont of Agriotes lineatus:
- a CDS encoding UPF0236 family transposase-like protein has protein sequence MSIKTLENKHWFSLFATHKNMYINKCEKLANEYEKLDEYLYKYHYRLKQGYKVVHFASRTIITIFGDVTFKRRRYKYWNQKSGKFEYVCLLDKEIGLLPKQRIYFDVQFKVLSLLGDGKRYRDVLDILNHYYISKASISSILNKYDIAEYFPN, from the coding sequence GTGTCCATAAAAACCTTAGAAAACAAGCATTGATTCAGTTTATTCGCAACCCATAAAAATATGTACATCAATAAATGTGAAAAATTAGCTAATGAATATGAAAAATTAGATGAATACTTATATAAATATCATTATCGCTTAAAACAAGGTTATAAAGTAGTTCATTTTGCGTCAAGAACAATTATTACAATTTTTGGTGATGTTACTTTTAAACGACGCCGATATAAATATTGAAATCAAAAATCAGGTAAATTTGAATATGTATGTTTACTAGATAAAGAAATTGGTTTATTGCCCAAACAACGCATTTATTTTGATGTCCAATTTAAAGTTTTAAGTCTTTTGGGTGATGGCAAACGGTATCGAGATGTTTTAGATATTCTAAATCATTATTATATTTCAAAAGCTAGTATTTCAAGTATTTTAAATAAATATGATATTGCCGAATATTTCCCCAACTAG
- the dnaJ gene encoding molecular chaperone DnaJ produces MSTKNKRDFYEILGLSRNASNDDIKRAYRKLAKQYHPDVYKQTDAEAKIQEINEAYEVLSDSQKRKMYDQYGGADPNMFSGGQGFGNFEDMFSDIGSVFGDFFGDIFSGGQRTRQRHSQAHKGEDIFYRETISLKDAILGTTIHFKVNVNFPCDECHQTGAKTPGDVVKCSNCNGRGIEVTEQRTMLGIIRQERLCHSCHGIGEVIKNKCLQCKGKKFVTKQENINLDVPKGIFSGQKVRVQEKGHYGLKGQSRGDVYIEIEVQKHAFFQRDDLDLLITIPISFVDAMLGAIIKVPTFEKTVKFKIPPKTKNNAVFTIPKMGSYHPLNSKKRGDIIVKIEIAFPKHISKQQEKVLQQLSDELDFNPNNEFIKKFK; encoded by the coding sequence ATGAGCACTAAAAACAAGAGAGACTTTTATGAAATATTAGGTTTATCGCGTAATGCAAGCAATGATGATATTAAACGAGCTTATCGTAAGTTAGCTAAGCAATATCACCCTGATGTTTATAAACAAACTGATGCTGAAGCTAAAATTCAAGAAATTAATGAAGCGTATGAAGTATTGTCTGATTCTCAAAAACGAAAAATGTATGATCAATATGGCGGCGCTGATCCAAATATGTTTAGTGGTGGTCAAGGTTTTGGTAATTTTGAAGATATGTTTAGTGATATTGGTAGTGTTTTTGGTGATTTCTTTGGTGATATTTTTAGTGGTGGTCAAAGAACACGACAACGGCATTCACAAGCACACAAAGGTGAAGATATCTTTTATCGTGAAACTATTAGTTTAAAAGATGCAATTTTAGGAACAACGATTCATTTTAAAGTTAATGTTAATTTTCCTTGTGATGAATGTCATCAAACAGGTGCTAAAACACCAGGAGATGTTGTGAAATGTTCAAATTGTAATGGTCGAGGGATTGAAGTTACTGAACAAAGAACAATGTTAGGAATTATTAGACAAGAAAGACTTTGTCATTCTTGTCACGGAATTGGTGAAGTTATTAAAAATAAATGTTTACAATGTAAAGGTAAAAAGTTTGTTACTAAACAAGAAAACATTAATCTTGATGTCCCGAAAGGAATTTTCTCTGGACAAAAAGTGCGTGTTCAGGAAAAGGGTCATTATGGGCTTAAAGGACAATCTCGTGGTGATGTTTATATTGAAATTGAAGTTCAAAAGCATGCATTTTTTCAGCGTGATGATTTAGATTTATTAATTACAATTCCGATATCTTTTGTTGATGCAATGTTAGGAGCAATCATTAAAGTTCCAACATTTGAGAAAACAGTGAAATTTAAAATTCCTCCTAAAACTAAAAATAATGCTGTTTTTACAATTCCTAAAATGGGAAGTTATCATCCTTTAAATAGTAAAAAACGCGGTGATATTATTGTTAAAATAGAAATTGCTTTTCCAAAGCATATTTCAAAACAGCAAGAAAAGGTTTTACAACAGTTAAGTGATGAATTAGATTTTAATCCTAACAATGAATTTATTAAAAAATTTAAATAG
- the dnaK gene encoding molecular chaperone DnaK — MAKIIGIDLGTTNSCVAFMDGAEARVIETPDGARTVPSVVAFKNDEILVGNSAKHQAVANINTIFSIKSKMGTEEKVKINGKDYTPEEISAKILSYVRDFAEKKLGEKITKAVITVPAYFNNAQRQATENAGKIAGLEVERIINEPTAAALAYGIDKVNKEQKILVYDLGGGTFDVSILELADGVFQVLATSGDNKLGGDDFDQIITNWLVADFKKETGIDLSQDKLAMQRVKEASEQVKKELSGSLQATISLSFISANESGPVHLQKTLTRAEFDKMTRSLVERTLNPVENALNDAKLKASNLDQVLLVGGSTRIPAVQEAVKKILGKEPNRIINPDEVVALGAAIQGGIIAGDVKDILLLDVTPLSLGIETLGGVMTPLIPRNTTIPTSKSQVFSTADDNQPAVDIHVLQGERPIANDNKTLGRFQLSGIDKAPRGVPQIEVTFSIDVNGIVAVKAKDLKNNKEQSITIKSNEGLSEEDIKRMVEEAEANKEADEARRKNVELVNKAQTYLHDIERGIEEGKEKITEEQKTAMNDMKAEIEKLIKEEDYVGLEKKMTDLEQMMMQIAQFMQQQSNSETPEINEQENNDKKDDVIDAESNDSGVESSDEKK, encoded by the coding sequence ATGGCAAAAATTATTGGAATAGATTTAGGAACAACTAATTCTTGTGTGGCGTTTATGGATGGCGCTGAAGCAAGAGTAATTGAAACTCCAGATGGAGCCAGAACGGTGCCATCGGTAGTAGCATTTAAAAATGATGAAATTCTTGTTGGAAATAGTGCAAAACACCAAGCAGTAGCGAATATTAATACTATTTTTTCAATTAAAAGTAAAATGGGAACTGAGGAAAAAGTTAAGATTAATGGTAAGGACTATACACCAGAAGAAATTTCAGCAAAAATTTTAAGTTATGTGCGTGATTTTGCAGAAAAGAAACTTGGTGAAAAAATTACTAAAGCAGTAATTACGGTTCCAGCATATTTTAATAATGCACAAAGACAAGCAACAGAAAATGCTGGTAAAATTGCTGGTTTAGAAGTAGAGCGAATTATTAATGAACCAACAGCAGCGGCGTTAGCATATGGTATCGATAAAGTTAATAAAGAGCAAAAAATATTAGTTTATGATTTAGGAGGCGGAACTTTTGATGTTTCAATTTTGGAATTAGCTGATGGCGTTTTTCAAGTGTTAGCAACATCAGGTGATAATAAATTAGGTGGTGATGATTTTGATCAAATAATTACTAATTGATTAGTTGCTGACTTTAAAAAAGAAACTGGTATTGATTTATCACAAGATAAATTGGCAATGCAACGAGTAAAAGAAGCTTCAGAACAAGTTAAAAAAGAATTATCTGGTAGTTTACAAGCAACAATTTCATTATCATTTATTTCAGCTAATGAATCAGGACCAGTACATTTACAAAAAACCTTAACACGAGCAGAATTTGATAAAATGACAAGATCATTAGTTGAACGAACTTTAAATCCTGTTGAAAATGCATTAAATGATGCCAAATTAAAAGCTAGTAATTTAGATCAAGTTTTATTAGTGGGTGGTTCAACAAGAATTCCGGCTGTTCAAGAGGCAGTTAAAAAAATATTAGGGAAAGAACCTAATCGTATTATTAATCCTGATGAAGTTGTTGCTTTGGGAGCCGCTATTCAAGGCGGAATTATTGCTGGTGATGTTAAAGATATTTTATTATTAGATGTAACCCCATTGTCATTAGGAATTGAAACTTTAGGTGGTGTAATGACGCCTTTAATTCCAAGAAATACAACAATTCCAACATCAAAGTCACAAGTATTTTCTACCGCTGATGATAATCAACCGGCTGTGGATATTCATGTTTTACAAGGTGAAAGACCAATAGCTAATGATAATAAGACTTTAGGTCGTTTCCAATTATCAGGAATTGATAAGGCACCAAGAGGAGTACCACAAATTGAAGTAACATTTTCAATTGATGTTAATGGTATTGTTGCGGTTAAAGCTAAAGACTTGAAAAATAATAAAGAACAATCAATTACAATTAAATCTAATGAAGGTTTAAGTGAAGAAGATATTAAAAGAATGGTTGAAGAAGCAGAAGCTAATAAAGAAGCCGATGAAGCTCGTCGTAAAAATGTTGAGTTAGTAAATAAAGCCCAAACTTATTTACATGATATCGAACGGGGAATTGAAGAAGGCAAAGAAAAAATTACTGAAGAACAAAAAACAGCGATGAATGATATGAAAGCAGAAATTGAAAAACTGATTAAAGAAGAAGATTATGTTGGTTTAGAGAAAAAAATGACTGACTTGGAACAAATGATGATGCAAATAGCACAGTTTATGCAACAACAATCTAATTCTGAAACTCCAGAAATTAATGAACAAGAAAATAATGATAAAAAAGATGATGTTATTGATGCTGAATCTAATGATTCTGGCGTTGAATCTAGTGATGAGAAGAAGTAA
- a CDS encoding nucleotide exchange factor GrpE, with amino-acid sequence MNNDKQKELDNQNLTDFGVTPDDIIDDDITKLQLEITNLKMLLETSENDKIRALADWDNARKQYDNDLKEVRKYRSQAMIVQLLLIMDNFERALNVKNVGADVKNFLQGFEMMINQLKVILTNEGVTEIDVKVGDMFNSHLHYAIEQVESDKYQPNEIIKILQKGYRLYNRVLRVATVQIAKEKMINNNKENQENIEMKEEK; translated from the coding sequence ATGAATAATGATAAACAAAAAGAACTTGATAATCAAAATTTAACTGATTTTGGTGTAACACCGGATGATATTATTGATGATGATATTACCAAATTACAATTAGAAATTACAAATTTAAAAATGTTATTAGAAACAAGTGAGAATGATAAAATTCGTGCTTTAGCTGATTGAGACAATGCAAGAAAACAATACGATAATGACCTTAAGGAAGTTAGAAAGTATCGTTCGCAAGCAATGATTGTGCAATTATTACTAATTATGGATAATTTTGAGCGAGCATTAAATGTAAAAAATGTTGGTGCTGATGTTAAAAATTTTCTTCAAGGTTTTGAAATGATGATTAATCAATTAAAAGTAATTTTAACTAATGAAGGTGTTACTGAGATTGATGTTAAAGTTGGTGATATGTTTAATAGTCATTTGCATTATGCGATTGAACAAGTTGAAAGCGATAAATATCAACCAAATGAAATTATTAAAATTTTACAAAAAGGATATCGTTTATATAATCGTGTTTTACGAGTTGCCACCGTGCAGATAGCAAAGGAAAAGATGATTAATAATAATAAAGAAAATCAAGAAAATATTGAAATGAAAGAGGAAAAATAA
- the hrcA gene encoding heat-inducible transcriptional repressor HrcA: MLTIRQKEILKFIIDEYIQSAQPVSSKILIEKYKLPYSSATIRSECAFLEETGLLEKTHVSSGRIPASLGYRYYVDNLMDVHNGDNDIKQQLENIFSNRQLAIEDIIEQTAEILSAMTNLITVVIGSNSQEDCLKKIELVPISEENAVAIFISEKGHVVNKTFNIKDVTLQDLVLAIELFNSRLIGTKLEDIKEKMQALQPILEKQVLKHEYILQSFINTLVSFKKREHSTHGLQYMLDNPEFNDVNKIKEIVRFIEDYSPWKQFIKTEKKQQEYNQENIHILIGNELGKQTDDIAVISTDYHTGNKQIGQLAVIGPKRIDYDKMSELLDWISRKIEESF; encoded by the coding sequence ATGTTAACCATAAGGCAAAAAGAAATATTGAAGTTTATTATTGATGAATATATTCAAAGTGCGCAACCAGTATCAAGTAAAATCTTAATTGAAAAGTATAAGTTACCTTATTCTTCAGCGACAATTCGTAGTGAGTGCGCGTTTTTAGAAGAGACAGGATTATTAGAAAAAACTCATGTTTCTAGTGGTCGGATACCAGCATCACTTGGTTATCGCTATTATGTTGATAATTTAATGGATGTTCATAATGGTGATAATGATATTAAGCAACAATTAGAAAATATTTTTTCTAATAGGCAATTAGCTATTGAAGATATTATTGAACAAACAGCCGAAATATTAAGTGCGATGACTAATTTGATTACAGTAGTTATTGGTTCTAATTCGCAAGAAGATTGTTTGAAAAAAATTGAATTAGTGCCTATTAGTGAAGAAAATGCGGTTGCAATTTTTATTAGTGAAAAGGGACATGTTGTTAATAAGACTTTTAATATTAAAGATGTCACCTTGCAAGATCTAGTTTTAGCGATTGAATTATTTAATAGTCGTTTAATTGGTACAAAATTAGAAGATATTAAAGAAAAAATGCAAGCTTTACAACCAATATTGGAAAAACAAGTTTTGAAACATGAATATATTTTACAGTCATTTATTAATACTTTAGTTAGTTTTAAAAAACGTGAACATTCAACACATGGTCTTCAATATATGTTAGATAATCCTGAATTTAATGATGTTAATAAAATTAAAGAAATTGTCCGATTTATTGAAGATTATTCTCCTTGAAAACAGTTTATAAAAACAGAAAAAAAACAGCAAGAATATAATCAAGAAAATATTCATATTCTTATTGGCAATGAACTAGGAAAACAAACAGATGATATTGCTGTTATTAGTACTGATTACCATACTGGTAATAAGCAAATTGGACAGTTAGCGGTAATTGGTCCTAAGCGGATTGATTATGATAAGATGTCAGAATTATTAGATTGAATATCACGCAAAATTGAAGAGAGTTTTTAA
- a CDS encoding ATP-dependent Clp protease ATP-binding subunit: MQINEIPNYNNDPKILEKFTRNLNEMHIEGKNDPIIGRDDETRRIIEILSRKQKNNPVLIGEPGVGKTAIIEGLAQRIVKGDVPSNLKNKIIYELDMSSIIAGAKFQGEFEERLKAVINKVKASAGEIILFIDELHLIVGMGKTQGAIDASNILKPMLARGELRCVGATTLDEYREYIEKDGALERRFQRVLIKEPTVDDTISILRGLKDRYESYHGVRIHDNAIVVAANLADKYISDRFLPDKAIDLIDEACANIKTEIGSIPAPLDDVKRKVMQLEIEKAALLKEKDHKSKQRLDELIAELEKLKVKENSLELVWNEEKTQLDEIKNIRLLVEQLKTELDQTQLKGNFNRAGEIQYGLLPKLEKKLDEITNKTKINALLKEDVTEQDVANIVERWTGIPVSRLVESEKHKLLNLTKHLRIRVKGQDEVLQLVSDSIIRARSGIKDPNRPIGSFIFLGPTGVGKTEVARALGEYLFGSEKNIIRLDMSEYMEKHSVSSLLGAPPGYVGYLQGGQLTEKVRRNPYSIILFDEIEKAHSDIFNILLQILDEGIVSDRHGKIIDFKNTIIIMTSNLGSEFLLSPREDSKALVMQKLKKTFRPELVNRIDEIVIFNSLSEKIIKEIIDKELALLNDRLEMTKDIKLVFDNKVKEKILEEGYDQQFGARPIKRYIQKHIENLLAKSIIEDHIKENRIYSLTVKNDKIIIASKEKLN, from the coding sequence ATGCAAATTAATGAAATACCTAATTACAACAATGATCCTAAGATTTTAGAAAAATTTACTCGTAATTTAAATGAGATGCATATTGAAGGCAAAAATGATCCAATAATTGGTCGTGATGATGAAACGCGACGAATTATTGAAATTTTATCACGAAAACAAAAAAATAATCCAGTACTTATTGGTGAACCCGGAGTTGGTAAAACAGCTATTATTGAAGGATTGGCGCAAAGAATTGTTAAGGGTGATGTTCCTAGTAATTTAAAAAATAAAATTATTTATGAATTGGATATGTCATCAATAATTGCGGGCGCTAAATTTCAAGGTGAATTTGAAGAGCGGTTAAAGGCAGTTATTAACAAAGTTAAAGCTTCAGCTGGAGAAATTATTTTGTTTATTGATGAATTGCATTTAATTGTGGGAATGGGTAAAACTCAGGGAGCAATTGATGCTTCAAATATTTTAAAGCCAATGTTAGCTCGTGGTGAACTGCGATGTGTGGGGGCAACAACATTGGATGAATATCGCGAATATATTGAAAAAGATGGTGCTTTAGAACGAAGATTTCAAAGAGTTCTTATTAAAGAACCAACTGTTGATGATACAATTTCAATTTTACGCGGTTTAAAAGATCGTTATGAATCATATCATGGTGTGCGAATTCATGATAATGCTATTGTTGTTGCCGCTAATTTAGCTGATAAATATATTAGTGATCGATTTTTACCTGATAAAGCAATTGATTTAATTGATGAAGCGTGTGCAAACATTAAAACAGAAATTGGTTCAATTCCTGCTCCGCTTGATGATGTAAAGCGAAAAGTAATGCAATTGGAAATTGAAAAGGCGGCTTTATTAAAGGAAAAGGATCATAAGTCAAAACAACGGTTAGATGAATTAATTGCAGAATTAGAAAAATTGAAAGTGAAAGAAAATTCTTTAGAATTAGTTTGGAATGAAGAAAAAACACAATTAGATGAAATTAAAAATATCAGATTACTGGTAGAGCAATTAAAAACAGAATTGGACCAAACACAATTAAAAGGTAACTTTAATCGTGCTGGTGAAATTCAATATGGTTTATTACCAAAATTAGAAAAGAAATTGGATGAGATTACTAATAAAACAAAAATTAATGCATTATTAAAAGAAGATGTTACTGAACAAGATGTTGCTAATATTGTTGAAAGATGAACGGGGATTCCTGTTAGTCGCCTTGTTGAAAGTGAAAAACATAAGTTACTTAATTTGACTAAACATTTACGAATTAGAGTTAAAGGTCAAGATGAAGTTTTACAGTTAGTAAGTGATTCAATTATTAGAGCAAGAAGCGGAATTAAAGATCCAAATCGGCCGATTGGTTCATTTATTTTTTTAGGTCCTACTGGAGTTGGAAAAACTGAAGTAGCTCGTGCCCTTGGGGAATATTTATTTGGTTCAGAAAAAAATATTATTAGACTAGATATGTCAGAATATATGGAGAAACATTCGGTAAGTAGTTTGCTTGGGGCTCCTCCGGGTTATGTGGGTTATTTGCAAGGCGGACAATTAACAGAAAAAGTTCGCAGAAATCCATATAGTATTATTTTATTTGATGAGATTGAAAAGGCACATAGCGATATTTTTAATATCTTATTACAAATTTTAGATGAAGGAATAGTTAGTGACCGGCATGGTAAAATAATTGATTTTAAAAATACAATTATTATTATGACTTCAAATCTTGGTTCGGAATTTTTATTATCACCAAGAGAAGACAGTAAAGCATTGGTAATGCAAAAATTAAAAAAAACATTTCGTCCGGAATTAGTTAATCGGATTGATGAAATTGTTATTTTTAATTCATTATCGGAAAAAATTATTAAAGAAATTATTGATAAAGAGTTAGCATTATTGAATGATCGTTTAGAAATGACTAAAGATATTAAATTAGTTTTTGATAATAAGGTTAAAGAAAAAATTCTTGAAGAGGGTTATGATCAGCAATTTGGCGCCCGACCAATTAAACGATATATTCAAAAGCATATTGAAAATTTACTTGCTAAGTCAATTATTGAAGACCATATTAAAGAAAATCGCATTTATTCACTAACTGTTAAGAATGATAAAATTATCATTGCTAGTAAGGAAAAGTTAAATTAA
- a CDS encoding integrase core domain-containing protein: protein MKYIISQGDLADLKAKIQSWLRTIYNHKHYHKTKKRVTGYLNLCNQFYLEPITLNKLVKKHFHSTRNTFYQWANKILTAYQNDDFNSLIFKYKEPNKISYQYDLNYREKICVLYFDYRNIQAGGMSSLFNNLKMGFHDIENSKIPKNIKTFYRWIKSDFRWKELKQQIKQTKRHFKRYEVSEIGLLQMDAKIITTSNFPVNKKYYIYDFIDEKTRLVFGYVYDSLETNNAINAVQRAMKDFSELGTTIKRLRTDNAPEFITNNWSNKKSYKVKERPFTAFLSRNGVTHETTPIRSPQSNGKIERFHQHYTKLFYAKDKKLNQNELQHFLNQYYYYYNFKRCHSALQNKSPFQTLQELIN from the coding sequence ATGAAATATATTATTTCCCAAGGTGATTTAGCAGATTTAAAAGCAAAAATCCAAAGTTGATTAAGAACAATTTATAACCACAAGCATTATCATAAAACTAAAAAACGAGTTACTGGTTATTTAAATTTATGTAATCAATTTTATTTAGAACCAATAACTTTAAATAAATTAGTAAAAAAGCATTTTCACAGTACACGAAATACATTTTATCAATGAGCTAATAAAATTCTTACTGCTTATCAAAATGATGATTTTAATAGTTTAATTTTCAAATATAAAGAACCTAACAAAATTAGTTATCAATATGATTTAAATTATCGTGAAAAAATATGCGTTTTATATTTTGATTATAGAAATATTCAAGCCGGTGGAATGTCGTCTTTATTTAACAATTTAAAAATGGGTTTTCACGATATTGAAAATTCAAAAATTCCGAAAAATATTAAAACCTTTTATCGCTGAATTAAATCTGACTTTCGTTGAAAAGAATTAAAACAACAAATTAAACAAACAAAACGCCATTTTAAGCGTTATGAAGTATCTGAGATTGGTCTTTTACAAATGGATGCTAAAATCATTACTACATCAAATTTTCCGGTTAATAAAAAATATTACATTTATGATTTCATTGACGAAAAAACACGGCTAGTATTTGGTTATGTTTATGATAGTTTAGAAACCAATAACGCAATTAATGCCGTGCAAAGAGCAATGAAAGATTTTAGCGAGCTTGGCACAACCATTAAACGCCTTCGCACTGATAATGCTCCGGAATTTATTACTAATAATTGAAGTAATAAAAAATCGTACAAAGTAAAAGAAAGGCCTTTTACGGCCTTTCTTTCAAGAAACGGTGTTACCCACGAAACCACTCCAATTCGTTCGCCACAGAGTAACGGTAAAATCGAGCGGTTTCATCAACATTATACCAAATTATTTTATGCTAAGGATAAAAAATTAAATCAAAATGAACTTCAACACTTCTTAAATCAATATTATTACTATTACAATTTTAAAAGATGTCATTCAGCATTACAAAATAAATCGCCATTTCAAACATTACAAGAATTAATAAATTAA
- a CDS encoding PQQ-binding-like beta-propeller repeat protein yields MKKLLSLLSTITIASGGMAGIVANSSYPTQKQQIKSENINYKRQKRSNNENNKINRTKIVIKTGGHVFSSGVVFNNKLYFGSWDKNVYEYDPTTDQQKIVIKANSVVQSSGVVFNNKLYFGSHDNNVYEYDPATGQQKIVIITNGTVPSSGLIFDNKLYFGSGDSNVYEYDPATGQQKIVIKANKNNWVHSSGLVFNNKIYFGSHDNNVYEYDPATGQQMVIITTKGAIFASGIILNNKLYFGSFDHNVYEYDPTTGQQKTVIKTEEGIWSSGVIFNNKLYFGSIDHKVYEYNPATGQQKVVITTNGEIKSSGVVFNNKLYFGSGDHNVYEYSATGQQKIVIRTNNWVDSSGVVFNNKLYIGSGDGNVYEYSNYYNLRQINNNSDNAILNELNYLNPDLDIAQLEIINKTNNSVILKIKDNLNNDNNIKIHYSIDNQQNKIINLNELIKKALFFKFRDENPNLKFKEIKDINIDNLMFSEIEITSTSDSLKSFDEKSVCFKPINFPNISSNIQKIKIPSCSYETKAKYLFQITTGLNINNSKNIVNGWNLNIDDEMILTDFTSWNKKASEIKNTLSQDFDLSNINKQEQELILNRDLLHSPEQELSVGRKQRLTAEYVVRLLVIKTNLNLKQKINGTITAKIIDDNNEEQTITLPIKETMQILQKYRLLPNEITINKDNSISFNGKAIISRTSESDPKPIFNFRPI; encoded by the coding sequence ATGAAAAAATTACTTAGTTTATTAAGTACAATAACAATAGCAAGTGGTGGAATGGCCGGAATTGTTGCTAATAGTTCTTATCCAACGCAAAAACAACAAATTAAATCAGAAAACATAAATTATAAAAGACAAAAACGAAGCAATAATGAAAATAATAAAATAAATAGAACAAAAATTGTTATTAAAACAGGAGGGCATGTTTTTTCTTCGGGTGTGGTTTTCAACAATAAATTATATTTTGGTTCATGAGATAAAAATGTTTATGAGTATGATCCGACAACAGACCAACAAAAAATTGTTATTAAAGCAAATTCTGTAGTTCAATCTTCTGGTGTGGTTTTCAACAATAAATTATATTTTGGTTCACATGATAATAATGTGTATGAATATGATCCAGCAACAGGCCAACAAAAAATTGTTATTATAACAAATGGTACTGTCCCCTCTTCTGGTCTTATTTTTGATAATAAATTATATTTTGGTTCAGGAGATAGCAACGTTTATGAGTATGATCCTGCTACAGGACAACAAAAAATTGTTATTAAAGCAAATAAAAATAACTGAGTTCATTCTTCTGGCTTGGTTTTCAACAACAAAATATATTTTGGTTCACATGATAATAATGTGTATGAATATGATCCAGCAACAGGCCAACAAATGGTTATCATTACAACAAAGGGCGCGATTTTTGCTAGTGGAATTATTTTAAATAATAAATTGTATTTTGGTTCATTTGATCATAATGTTTATGAATATGATCCGACAACAGGCCAACAAAAAACTGTCATAAAAACAGAAGAAGGAATTTGATCTTCTGGTGTGATTTTCAACAATAAATTATATTTTGGTTCAATAGATCACAAAGTATATGAATATAATCCAGCAACAGGCCAACAAAAAGTTGTCATTACAACAAATGGAGAAATTAAATCTTCTGGTGTGGTTTTCAACAATAAATTATATTTTGGTTCAGGAGATCACAATGTTTATGAATATTCAGCAACAGGCCAACAAAAAATTGTTATTAGAACAAATAACTGAGTTGATTCTTCTGGTGTGGTTTTCAACAATAAATTATATATTGGTTCAGGAGATGGTAATGTTTATGAATATAGTAATTACTATAATTTAAGACAAATTAATAATAATTCTGATAATGCAATTTTAAATGAATTAAATTATTTGAATCCTGATTTAGATATAGCACAACTAGAAATTATTAATAAAACAAATAATTCAGTTATATTAAAAATAAAAGATAATTTAAATAATGATAATAATATAAAAATACATTATTCAATTGATAATCAACAAAATAAAATTATTAATTTAAATGAATTAATTAAAAAAGCATTATTTTTTAAATTTCGTGATGAAAACCCTAATTTAAAATTTAAGGAAATAAAAGATATTAATATTGATAACTTAATGTTTTCTGAGATTGAAATAACCAGCACTTCAGATTCGTTAAAATCGTTTGATGAAAAAAGTGTTTGTTTTAAACCAATTAATTTTCCTAATATCTCTTCAAATATACAAAAAATTAAAATACCATCATGTAGTTATGAAACTAAGGCAAAATATTTATTTCAAATTACAACAGGATTAAACATAAATAACTCAAAAAATATAGTTAATGGATGAAATTTAAATATTGATGACGAAATGATATTAACTGATTTTACAAGTTGAAATAAAAAAGCTTCTGAAATTAAAAATACATTATCACAGGATTTTGATTTGTCTAACATAAATAAACAAGAACAAGAATTAATTTTAAATCGCGATTTGTTGCATTCACCAGAACAAGAATTATCTGTGGGAAGAAAACAACGCCTTACAGCCGAATATGTAGTCAGACTACTTGTTATTAAAACTAATTTAAATTTAAAACAAAAAATTAATGGAACGATTACTGCTAAAATAATTGATGATAATAACGAAGAACAAACAATTACATTACCAATTAAAGAGACAATGCAAATATTACAAAAATATCGTTTATTGCCCAACGAAATTACTATTAACAAAGATAATAGCATTTCTTTTAATGGAAAAGCAATAATATCAAGAACAAGTGAAAGCGACCCCAAACCAATTTTTAATTTTCGTCCAATTTAA